One stretch of Schlesneria sp. DSM 10557 DNA includes these proteins:
- the murG gene encoding undecaprenyldiphospho-muramoylpentapeptide beta-N-acetylglucosaminyltransferase — MEAAPTILFAGGGTGGHLFPGIAVAEQLRQRSPSRRLIFIGSNRPIEVSIAADHHLEHRMLPVESLAVLKRNPVRFLWRNWQAWRSAQALLKELRPAAVIGLGGYASAPLVYAASRQRIPVVLLEQNAIPGRTTRGLSRYAKQVCLSFAEAQSYLPRARRVTVTGNPVRAEIARLHHPAEDHADTVVSPVDTGRHLLILGGSQGADSLNAAVLKAVAALREPLANWQIDHQTGPRDVEVARQTYAQLGLKAEVSSFFREMPALYERASLVISRAGATTLAELACAGKPVVLLPYPHAADAHQHANAKVFVDREAALLVEHAHSSDETALQLSRNLEKLLRDTELRHRMGNAALSLAHPDAAAAIADVIAAEVSPCAR; from the coding sequence ATGGAAGCGGCGCCGACAATCCTTTTTGCGGGGGGAGGCACCGGCGGCCACCTGTTCCCCGGGATCGCCGTGGCCGAACAGCTCCGCCAGCGTTCCCCTTCCCGCCGACTCATTTTCATCGGCTCCAACCGGCCCATCGAAGTCAGCATCGCGGCGGACCACCACCTCGAACATCGCATGTTGCCGGTCGAATCACTGGCGGTTCTCAAACGAAACCCCGTCAGATTTCTCTGGCGAAACTGGCAGGCGTGGCGCAGCGCCCAAGCACTGCTGAAAGAACTTCGGCCCGCCGCCGTCATTGGGTTGGGTGGCTACGCCAGTGCACCCCTCGTCTATGCAGCCAGCCGCCAGCGAATTCCCGTCGTGCTGCTGGAACAAAACGCGATCCCCGGACGGACGACACGTGGTCTGAGCCGCTACGCAAAACAGGTCTGCCTCTCGTTCGCCGAGGCACAATCATATTTGCCGCGCGCTCGCCGTGTGACGGTCACCGGGAATCCCGTACGCGCAGAGATTGCCCGCTTGCACCACCCCGCAGAAGATCATGCAGACACCGTCGTCTCTCCAGTGGATACTGGCCGACATTTGCTGATCCTCGGCGGAAGTCAAGGTGCCGACTCGCTGAATGCTGCGGTATTGAAAGCGGTTGCGGCGTTGCGCGAACCACTCGCCAACTGGCAGATTGATCACCAGACCGGGCCTCGCGATGTGGAGGTCGCTCGTCAAACATACGCCCAACTGGGGTTAAAAGCTGAAGTGTCGTCATTCTTTCGTGAAATGCCCGCACTCTACGAGCGTGCGAGTCTCGTCATTTCACGAGCCGGTGCCACGACGCTGGCGGAACTGGCGTGTGCGGGCAAGCCGGTAGTTCTGCTCCCCTATCCGCACGCAGCCGACGCTCATCAGCATGCCAATGCCAAAGTGTTCGTCGATCGCGAGGCCGCACTCCTCGTGGAACATGCACATTCTTCTGACGAGACCGCTTTGCAGTTATCCCGGAACCTGGAGAAGCTCCTAAGAGACACCGAGTTGCGTCATCGCATGGGAAATGCCGCATTGTCACTTGCCCACCCGGACGCAGCCGCGGCCATCGCGGATGTCATCGCGGCTGAGGTGAGTCCCTGCGCCCGATAG
- a CDS encoding fumarylacetoacetate hydrolase family protein gives MKLATLKTDWGPRVVGVALDGRFVDLCEVDVKLPTTMREILAAPEGLITAAHALAVGSVKGPFITGQLAAPVGNPGKVFCIGLNYRDHAIETNSPIPTEPVVFSKFSQTVIGPEDAVILPKVSHEVDYEAELVVVIGKQGKNIPKEEAYSYVAGYTCGNDVSARDWQKGRPGGQWLLGKSPDTFAPTGPYLVTADEVDPRSLKIGLRLNGETLQNSSTKELIFGIDEVIAHLSQLITLQPGDLIFTGTPPGVGSARNPQVYLKAGDRMEVEIEGVGVLANPVIAE, from the coding sequence ATGAAGCTGGCCACATTGAAAACCGACTGGGGACCACGAGTCGTTGGCGTTGCACTCGACGGACGCTTTGTGGATTTGTGTGAAGTGGATGTCAAGCTTCCCACCACCATGCGGGAAATTCTGGCCGCTCCAGAAGGTCTGATCACTGCAGCCCATGCGCTGGCGGTCGGATCGGTCAAAGGCCCCTTCATCACGGGTCAGCTGGCGGCCCCGGTGGGAAATCCGGGCAAAGTCTTCTGTATCGGGTTGAACTATCGCGATCACGCGATCGAAACCAATTCGCCCATTCCGACCGAGCCCGTCGTCTTCAGCAAGTTTTCGCAGACCGTGATCGGTCCCGAAGACGCGGTGATTCTGCCGAAAGTTTCTCATGAAGTCGATTATGAGGCCGAGCTGGTCGTCGTGATTGGCAAGCAGGGAAAAAACATCCCGAAAGAGGAAGCTTACTCATACGTCGCGGGATACACCTGCGGTAACGATGTCTCGGCTCGCGACTGGCAAAAGGGACGACCGGGCGGTCAGTGGCTCTTGGGCAAGTCACCAGACACCTTCGCACCCACGGGACCCTACCTGGTCACCGCCGACGAAGTCGATCCACGCAGTCTGAAGATCGGTCTGCGTCTGAACGGCGAAACGCTACAGAATTCGTCGACAAAAGAGCTGATCTTTGGCATCGACGAAGTGATTGCTCATCTGTCGCAACTGATCACGCTGCAACCGGGCGACCTGATCTTCACCGGAACGCCTCCGGGTGTCGGTTCGGCTCGCAATCCGCAAGTCTACCTCAAGGCGGGCGATCGGATGGAAGTTGAAATCGAAGGGGTGGGTGTTCTCGCCAACCCGGTTATTGCTGAATGA
- the leuS gene encoding leucine--tRNA ligase: MPRYDDDVKRIEAKWQAYWDEHQTFQVDPAGTSADASDKLYVLDMFPYPSGAGLHVGHPEGYTATDIVCRFNRMRGKQVLHPMGWDAFGLPAEDYAIKTGTHPAVTTAKNIETFKRQLKSLGFSYDWSREFATTDPEYYRWTQWIFLQLFDTWYDPAHEWTGPDGKARTGRGRPIADLPIPADIASRGSDAVRRYQDQHRLAYQHEAPVNWCPALGTVLANEEIVDGKSERGGHPVERVPLRQWLLRITAYGDRLANELDDLQWPESIKLMQKNWIGRSEGAEVDFYVGQHGPAYEEWKANRATNGFPREASPDVLRIYTTRPDTLFGVTYMVLAPEHPAVAVLTTPEQRAAVEAYRQQAATKSDLDRTDLAKNKSGVFTGGYATNPMNGEQVPVWIADYVLMSYGTGAIMAVPAHDERDFEFATQFQIPITHVVAPADGSVDVSQGFFQHGVAINSGAYTGLPTLEFKTKMTSDLQSAGIGRKAVNYRLRDWLFSRQRYWGEPFPIWHELDENGQPTGLLRTDAVTELPVRLPEMADFKPTGTPDPMLSKAPENWLYKTSPEGVRLKRETNTMPQWAGSCWYYLRFADPQNTERFLDPALEKRWLPVDLYVGGAEHAVLHLLYSRFWHKVLFDRGHVSTAEPFQRLVNQGMILGEVEFTGYVLGTNAGTDIATLPFVSARDLKANVDESGATTRVVEKTGEVVTPVVLDLEAVEKKGDAFVLKDRPEIVIESRAHKMSKSRGNVINPDVVVNQFGADSLRLYEMFMGPLEAVKPWSMKGVEGVARFLGRVWRMIVDESNDTKAQLCPQVQDVAPTAAQLRTLHRTIKAVTRDVESMGFNTAISRMMEFVNEFLSQDVRPKAVMEPFVLMLSPFAPHLAEELWELLGHSKTLAYEPWPTHEEKYLIEAEVEIPVQINGKLRGKITIPTGADQPTTEAAAKADAVIAGQLEGKNIVKTIVVPGKMINFVVK; this comes from the coding sequence ATGCCTCGTTACGATGACGACGTCAAGCGGATTGAAGCCAAGTGGCAGGCCTACTGGGACGAACACCAGACGTTTCAAGTTGATCCGGCCGGTACCAGTGCCGATGCGTCAGACAAACTCTATGTCCTCGATATGTTTCCCTATCCGTCGGGAGCGGGTCTGCATGTCGGACACCCCGAAGGATACACCGCGACGGACATCGTCTGCCGCTTTAACCGCATGCGGGGCAAGCAGGTGCTGCACCCGATGGGCTGGGATGCCTTCGGATTGCCCGCCGAAGACTACGCGATCAAGACCGGAACTCATCCCGCCGTCACGACGGCCAAAAACATCGAAACGTTCAAGCGGCAACTGAAGTCACTCGGTTTCAGTTATGACTGGAGCCGCGAGTTCGCGACGACAGATCCCGAATACTACCGCTGGACACAGTGGATCTTCCTCCAGCTTTTCGACACCTGGTACGATCCCGCTCATGAATGGACCGGTCCCGACGGTAAGGCCCGTACAGGACGGGGTCGCCCGATCGCCGACCTGCCGATTCCCGCCGACATCGCCTCTCGCGGCAGTGACGCGGTGAGGCGCTACCAGGATCAGCACCGGCTGGCTTATCAGCATGAAGCCCCGGTCAACTGGTGTCCCGCACTGGGAACGGTGCTCGCTAACGAAGAGATCGTCGATGGGAAGAGCGAACGAGGCGGGCATCCGGTCGAGCGAGTGCCGCTGCGCCAATGGTTGCTGCGGATCACCGCCTACGGAGACCGTCTGGCGAACGAGCTGGACGATCTTCAATGGCCCGAATCGATCAAGCTGATGCAGAAAAACTGGATCGGCCGCAGCGAAGGTGCGGAAGTCGATTTCTACGTCGGACAGCACGGCCCCGCTTACGAAGAATGGAAGGCAAACCGTGCGACGAATGGCTTCCCGCGGGAAGCTTCACCCGATGTCTTGCGAATTTATACGACGCGTCCTGACACGCTCTTCGGCGTGACGTACATGGTCCTCGCCCCTGAGCATCCGGCGGTGGCCGTGTTGACGACTCCTGAGCAACGTGCGGCCGTGGAGGCCTATCGACAGCAGGCTGCCACGAAGAGTGATCTGGATCGAACCGATCTGGCCAAGAACAAGAGCGGAGTCTTCACCGGGGGCTACGCGACGAACCCGATGAACGGCGAGCAGGTCCCCGTCTGGATCGCTGACTACGTTCTGATGAGCTACGGCACCGGTGCCATCATGGCCGTTCCCGCCCACGATGAACGAGACTTCGAGTTCGCCACGCAGTTCCAGATTCCCATCACGCACGTCGTGGCTCCGGCCGACGGAAGCGTCGACGTCAGTCAGGGCTTCTTTCAGCACGGTGTCGCGATCAATTCGGGAGCGTACACCGGCCTGCCGACGCTTGAGTTCAAGACAAAAATGACCAGTGATCTGCAGTCCGCGGGGATCGGACGCAAGGCGGTCAACTACCGCTTGCGTGACTGGTTGTTCTCGCGCCAGCGTTACTGGGGCGAACCGTTCCCGATCTGGCACGAGCTGGACGAAAACGGACAACCGACCGGTCTGTTGCGAACCGATGCCGTCACCGAACTTCCGGTTCGTCTGCCGGAAATGGCTGACTTCAAACCGACGGGTACGCCTGATCCGATGCTCTCAAAGGCACCAGAGAACTGGTTGTACAAAACCTCGCCCGAGGGCGTGCGTCTCAAGCGGGAAACCAACACCATGCCGCAGTGGGCGGGGTCGTGCTGGTACTACCTGCGCTTCGCCGACCCCCAGAACACCGAGCGATTCCTGGATCCGGCCCTGGAAAAGCGGTGGCTTCCAGTCGACCTGTATGTCGGTGGGGCAGAGCACGCCGTGCTGCACCTGTTGTATTCCCGCTTCTGGCATAAAGTCCTGTTTGACCGTGGACACGTTTCGACGGCAGAACCGTTCCAGCGACTGGTCAATCAGGGAATGATTCTGGGCGAAGTCGAGTTCACCGGGTACGTGCTGGGGACAAATGCGGGGACGGATATTGCGACACTTCCCTTCGTTTCAGCACGCGATTTGAAAGCGAATGTCGATGAAAGTGGTGCCACCACACGAGTCGTCGAAAAGACCGGTGAAGTCGTCACGCCCGTCGTACTTGATCTTGAGGCGGTCGAGAAGAAGGGAGATGCCTTCGTCCTGAAGGATCGGCCCGAGATCGTGATTGAAAGCCGCGCCCATAAGATGTCCAAATCCCGGGGCAACGTCATCAATCCCGATGTCGTGGTCAACCAGTTCGGAGCCGATTCACTTCGACTGTACGAAATGTTCATGGGTCCGCTCGAAGCCGTTAAGCCATGGAGCATGAAGGGTGTCGAAGGGGTTGCCCGGTTCCTTGGTCGTGTCTGGCGAATGATCGTCGATGAATCGAATGATACCAAGGCCCAACTGTGTCCTCAGGTCCAGGATGTCGCTCCGACGGCGGCTCAACTGCGAACCTTGCATCGTACCATCAAGGCAGTTACGCGCGACGTGGAATCCATGGGATTCAACACGGCCATCAGCCGCATGATGGAATTTGTGAATGAGTTCCTCAGCCAGGACGTTCGCCCGAAAGCCGTCATGGAACCGTTCGTCCTGATGCTCAGCCCCTTCGCACCGCACCTGGCCGAAGAACTCTGGGAACTGCTGGGACATTCAAAAACGCTGGCGTACGAACCATGGCCGACTCACGAAGAGAAATACCTCATCGAAGCCGAGGTCGAAATCCCGGTGCAGATCAACGGAAAGTTGCGCGGCAAGATCACGATCCCCACAGGTGCAGATCAGCCCACAACGGAAGCGGCGGCCAAGGCGGACGCAGTCATTGCTGGTCAGCTCGAAGGGAAGAATATCGTCAAGACTATCGTGGTCCCGGGTAAGATGATCAACTTCGTCGTGAAGTAG
- a CDS encoding 5-(carboxyamino)imidazole ribonucleotide synthase encodes MTNPILPGATLGMLGSGQLGRMFTIAARRMGYRVHVLSPDTETPTGQVADVEVRCDYQDLDRVAEFARGVSVVSFEFENVPSETTEVCRKYCPVRPDGSVLHTSQNRYREKSALKEAGLPVTPFTLVRSVEELEAAAKQQGLPGVLKTADWGYDGKGQVVVRSEDELQAAWAKLNAPQAILEKFIDFEGELSVVAARGLDGQFVSYGPIGNVHSNHILDISVCPLLVPGSVAADAIEITRAVLDRLNVVGVMCVEFFLTKNQQLLINETAPRPHNSGHLTIDAHVTCQFEQQVRAICGLPLGSGELRSPSAMANLLGDVWDSGEPNWTAALRHPNLKLHLYGKQDPRPGRKMGHLTVLAPTVHEAEQTAKQARAALKFR; translated from the coding sequence ATGACGAATCCGATTCTGCCCGGTGCCACGCTGGGAATGCTGGGAAGTGGCCAACTCGGCCGCATGTTTACCATCGCCGCGCGACGCATGGGCTACCGCGTCCATGTCCTTTCTCCCGACACGGAAACGCCGACAGGGCAAGTCGCGGACGTCGAAGTCCGCTGTGACTATCAGGACCTTGATCGGGTCGCTGAATTTGCGAGGGGCGTCAGCGTCGTCTCGTTTGAATTCGAGAATGTCCCCTCAGAAACAACCGAAGTCTGCCGCAAGTACTGTCCCGTTCGCCCCGACGGGTCCGTGCTGCACACATCCCAGAATCGATATCGGGAAAAATCCGCCCTCAAAGAAGCCGGGCTCCCCGTGACCCCCTTCACACTTGTGCGATCGGTCGAGGAACTGGAAGCAGCGGCGAAGCAGCAAGGGTTGCCGGGGGTACTCAAGACGGCCGACTGGGGATACGACGGCAAAGGTCAGGTGGTCGTCCGGTCTGAAGACGAACTTCAGGCGGCCTGGGCCAAACTGAACGCTCCTCAGGCAATTCTTGAGAAGTTTATCGATTTCGAAGGTGAGCTGTCTGTCGTCGCGGCCCGGGGTCTCGACGGGCAGTTTGTCAGCTATGGCCCGATCGGAAACGTACACAGCAATCACATTCTGGACATTTCCGTCTGTCCGCTGCTGGTCCCCGGTTCCGTCGCGGCCGATGCAATCGAGATCACGCGGGCGGTCCTTGATCGACTGAACGTGGTCGGTGTGATGTGTGTCGAGTTCTTTCTCACAAAGAATCAGCAATTACTGATTAACGAGACAGCGCCCCGTCCACACAACTCGGGCCACTTGACGATCGACGCCCATGTCACGTGCCAGTTTGAACAACAGGTGCGGGCCATCTGCGGGCTGCCGCTGGGGTCCGGTGAACTCCGGTCTCCCTCGGCCATGGCGAACCTCCTGGGCGATGTCTGGGACAGCGGCGAACCAAACTGGACGGCGGCGTTGCGGCATCCCAATTTGAAGCTGCATCTGTATGGCAAGCAGGATCCGCGACCGGGGCGAAAGATGGGGCACCTCACCGTGCTGGCTCCGACTGTGCACGAAGCCGAACAGACGGCAAAGCAGGCCCGTGCGGCATTGAAGTTCCGCTGA
- the purE gene encoding 5-(carboxyamino)imidazole ribonucleotide mutase yields the protein MADSSPPSPLVGVIMGSKSDWETMRHAAELLQEFEVPHECRIVSAHRTPELMNDYARSAESAGLEVIIAGAGGAAHLPGMVASQTVLPVLGVPVQSRALNGMDSLLSIVQMPGGIPVGTLAIGEAGAKNAGLLAVRILATTRPELRARLHDFQTRQRDRVLGDSLP from the coding sequence ATGGCCGATTCCAGTCCCCCTTCACCACTGGTTGGGGTGATCATGGGAAGCAAATCCGATTGGGAAACGATGCGGCACGCTGCGGAACTGCTGCAGGAATTCGAAGTTCCTCATGAATGTCGGATTGTTTCAGCTCACCGAACTCCTGAATTGATGAATGATTACGCCCGTTCGGCCGAATCGGCGGGCCTGGAAGTCATCATCGCCGGAGCAGGGGGGGCGGCGCACCTTCCCGGCATGGTCGCCTCGCAGACGGTCCTTCCCGTTTTGGGCGTTCCCGTGCAGAGCCGCGCACTCAACGGCATGGATTCGCTTCTGTCCATCGTGCAAATGCCCGGCGGAATCCCCGTGGGAACACTGGCGATCGGTGAGGCGGGTGCCAAAAATGCGGGATTGCTGGCAGTCCGCATCCTCGCCACAACCCGTCCGGAACTCCGAGCCCGACTGCACGACTTTCAAACCCGTCAACGCGACCGGGTACTGGGAGATTCACTTCCATGA
- a CDS encoding HpcH/HpaI aldolase/citrate lyase family protein, which produces MLANPVKKCVATGGVSVGTMMFEFNTTGIGRIAANAGAEFAVYDMEHTGWDIESIRMLIATTPKPKLVPIVRIPTTQYHFVSRVLDMGAMGVMAPMVESAEEARLLVQSAKYPPIGRRGAAFSIAHDDYKNDSIAEVVRSANAEVLIIAQIETAAGLNNLDEIAAVPELDCLWIGLYDLANSLGLPGQMQHPRILDAIDRVLAACERNRKVPAVLVTSVEEGRAQIQRGFRLVAFGGDVWIYQSALTQGLAAVRAP; this is translated from the coding sequence ATGCTGGCGAATCCGGTCAAGAAGTGCGTGGCAACGGGCGGTGTCTCGGTTGGGACGATGATGTTTGAGTTCAATACGACCGGCATTGGTCGGATTGCCGCTAATGCCGGGGCCGAGTTCGCTGTCTATGACATGGAACACACGGGATGGGATATTGAGTCCATCCGCATGCTGATTGCCACGACGCCGAAACCGAAGCTGGTTCCCATCGTTCGCATCCCAACGACGCAGTATCACTTCGTTTCGCGGGTATTGGATATGGGAGCGATGGGAGTGATGGCTCCAATGGTCGAATCGGCAGAGGAGGCTCGGTTGCTCGTGCAGTCAGCGAAGTACCCCCCGATTGGGCGCCGAGGTGCGGCATTTTCGATTGCTCATGATGACTACAAGAATGATTCGATTGCGGAAGTGGTTCGTTCCGCCAACGCCGAAGTGCTGATCATCGCCCAGATCGAAACTGCTGCGGGTCTGAATAACCTTGATGAAATTGCCGCCGTTCCCGAACTCGATTGCCTGTGGATCGGACTCTACGATCTGGCGAATTCCCTGGGATTGCCGGGGCAGATGCAGCATCCCCGCATCCTCGATGCCATCGACCGGGTCCTGGCTGCCTGCGAGCGGAACCGAAAGGTCCCCGCTGTGCTGGTGACCAGTGTGGAAGAGGGACGGGCCCAGATTCAACGGGGATTTCGACTGGTTGCGTTTGGGGGTGATGTCTGGATTTACCAGTCGGCGCTGACGCAGGGGTTGGCGGCCGTGCGTGCGCCTTGA
- a CDS encoding HAD family hydrolase, whose amino-acid sequence MTETIPQIQAVCFDLDGLMFNTEDVFYVSADVLLQRRGLRMSKGAMDAMLGLRPLESLTAFRDYMKLNEEPADLLAESRVIFHEMLNEHLRPMPGLYDLLNLIESRKLPKGVATSSPRDYLDDIFERFELGHRFPVKLTAESVTHGKPNPEIYLKAAELLGVRPENMLVLEDSGTGSRAAAAAGAFIVSVPHDHTASHDFSRSKHIAKGLNDPFIWNLLS is encoded by the coding sequence ATGACTGAGACGATTCCCCAGATTCAGGCCGTTTGTTTCGACCTGGATGGGTTGATGTTTAATACGGAAGATGTCTTCTACGTTTCTGCCGATGTTCTGCTGCAACGTCGCGGACTGAGAATGTCCAAAGGAGCGATGGATGCGATGCTCGGTCTGCGTCCGCTGGAGTCGTTAACGGCGTTTCGAGATTACATGAAGCTCAACGAAGAACCGGCGGATCTGCTGGCGGAATCTCGTGTGATCTTTCACGAAATGCTGAACGAACACCTCCGGCCGATGCCCGGCCTGTACGACTTATTGAATCTGATTGAATCCCGAAAGCTTCCCAAGGGAGTGGCGACGTCCTCGCCCCGGGATTATCTGGACGACATCTTCGAGCGATTCGAGCTCGGACACCGTTTCCCCGTGAAATTGACGGCGGAAAGCGTGACTCACGGAAAGCCGAATCCCGAGATCTATCTCAAGGCGGCGGAACTGCTCGGTGTCCGACCCGAAAATATGCTGGTGCTGGAAGATTCGGGGACCGGTTCCCGGGCCGCCGCGGCCGCCGGAGCCTTTATCGTTTCGGTCCCGCATGATCACACGGCCAGCCATGATTTCAGTCGATCGAAGCATATCGCCAAGGGGCTGAATGATCCCTTCATCTGGAACCTGCTGTCGTAG